From a single Penaeus vannamei isolate JL-2024 chromosome 25, ASM4276789v1, whole genome shotgun sequence genomic region:
- the Abi gene encoding abl interactor 2 isoform X3 — translation MSREDVAAMALSSEFVSLVQQEIPEGRQSLSDSHANLEKVASYCIENFARAENKAQALEETKNYTTQSLASVAYQINTLAYNFLQMIDQQAHQLAEMESQVNYISQMVMVHKEKVARREIGVLTTNKTTARQYKILAPANTEKPIKYVRKPIDFGCTHNHLKCTDINYLLQGLDDVGHGMRSSSSSTPRSRRSASSVGMPPPVHQPPTSAGPAPTTKPPTPPQANRSVSSLSRGSREYRTPPAVAPPQVPSNYAPNYPIGHPRRNDRSSGYSTLPHQSAAHVAPMNHNGGAAPPPQVGMVHPMAHGAPQGSYTPPPPPPHMEQPQYAAHPMGMPRYPTLIRPAMTLPKNLTNKSLSNKSNEAVLAPPSPASSGVVSEQEYNSRSSGASSPPLPPPPPSDTDIPPAVPPHFMEKAMNDDPAPHRVPGPNPPAVPPHYLEKVIAVYDYTADKEDELSFSENAVIYVIKKNDDGWWEGVMNGVTGLFPGNYVEPLM, via the exons AGAAGACGTGGCAGCCATGGCTCTGTCATCGGAGTTTGTGTCGCTAGTCCAGCAGGAGATTCCGGAGGGACGGCAGTCACTCTCGGACTCTCATGCCAACCTGGAGAAAGTGGCTTCATATTGCATAGAGAACTTTGCGAGG GCAGAGAACAAAGCCCAAGCACTGGAGGAAACTAAGAACTACACGACGCAGTCCCTTGCTAGTGTGGCTTACCAGATAAATACTCTAGCATACAACTTCTTGCAAATGATTGATCAGCAGGCACACCAACTGGCAGAAATGGAGAGTCAGGTTAATTACATATCTCAG ATGGTAATGGTTCACAAGGAGAAGGTGGCCAGGAGGGAGATTGGCGTCCTCACGACCAACAAGACAACTGCCAGGCAATACAAGATACTTGCGCCAGCAAACACAGAGAAACCAATCAAATATGTGAGGAAGCCCATCGACTTTGGAT GCACCCATAATCACCTGAAATGCACAGACATCAATTATCTATTACAAG GCTTAGATGATGTAGGGCATGGCATGCGTTCATCGTCCAGCAGTACCCCACGGTCCAGACGTTCAGCCAGCAGTGTGGGCATGCCCCCTCCAGTCCACCAGCCCCCCACTTCTGCCGGACCTGCCCCCACCACGAAGCCACCAACACCTCCCCAGGCCAACAGGTCTGTGAGCAGCCTCTCTAGGGGCTCACGGGAGTACCGCACTCCTCCAGCTGTGGCACCTCCTCAG GTACCTAGCAACTATGCTCCCAACTACCCTATTGGCCATCCACGACGTAATGACCGCTCGAGTGGCTACAGCACCTTGCCCCACCAGTCAGCTGCCCATGTAGCCCCCATGAACCACAACGGGGGAGCAGCACCTCCTCCCCAAGTAGGCATGGTGCATCCCATGGCCCATGGCGCACCCCAGGGTTCCTacaccccgcctcctcccccaccccacatggAGCAACCGCAATATGCAGCCCATCCTATGGGTATGCCAC GCTACCCCACTCTGATACGACCCGCCATGACCTTACCAAAGAACCTGACTAACAAGAGCCTCTCGAACAAGAGCAACGAGGCAGTCTTAG CCCCCCCGTCACCAGCCTCCTCTGGGGTAGTGAGTGAGCAGGAGTACAACAGCCGCTCTTCGGGTGCCTcgtctccccccctgcccccaccgcCTCCCAGCGACACTGACATCCCTCCAGCTGTACCCCCGCACTTCATGGAGAAAG CCATGAATGACGACCCAGCCCCTCACCGTGTCCCAGGCCCTAATCCCCCAGCGGTGCCCCCCCACTACttggagaaag TCATTGCAGTTTATGACTACACGGCCGACAAGGAGGACGAGTTGAGCTTCTCGGAGAACGCAGTCATTTACGTCATCAAGAAGAACGACGATGGCTGGTGGGAGGGAGTTATGAATGGGGTCACAGGGCTCTTCCCGGGCAACTATGTGGAGCCTTTGATGTGA
- the Abi gene encoding abl interactor 2 isoform X7, protein MSREDVAAMALSSEFVSLVQQEIPEGRQSLSDSHANLEKVASYCIENFARAENKAQALEETKNYTTQSLASVAYQINTLAYNFLQMIDQQAHQLAEMESQVNYISQMVMVHKEKVARREIGVLTTNKTTARQYKILAPANTEKPIKYVRKPIDFGCTHNHLKCTDINYLLQGLDDVGHGMRSSSSSTPRSRRSASSVGMPPPVHQPPTSAGPAPTTKPPTPPQANRSVSSLSRGSREYRTPPAVAPPQVPSNYAPNYPIGHPRRNDRSSGYSTLPHQSAAHVAPMNHNGGAAPPPQVGMVHPMAHGAPQGSYTPPPPPPHMEQPQYAAHPMGMPRIYANLPCIQPYCISPPSPASSGVVSEQEYNSRSSGASSPPLPPPPPSDTDIPPAVPPHFMEKAMNDDPAPHRVPGPNPPAVPPHYLEKVIAVYDYTADKEDELSFSENAVIYVIKKNDDGWWEGVMNGVTGLFPGNYVEPLM, encoded by the exons AGAAGACGTGGCAGCCATGGCTCTGTCATCGGAGTTTGTGTCGCTAGTCCAGCAGGAGATTCCGGAGGGACGGCAGTCACTCTCGGACTCTCATGCCAACCTGGAGAAAGTGGCTTCATATTGCATAGAGAACTTTGCGAGG GCAGAGAACAAAGCCCAAGCACTGGAGGAAACTAAGAACTACACGACGCAGTCCCTTGCTAGTGTGGCTTACCAGATAAATACTCTAGCATACAACTTCTTGCAAATGATTGATCAGCAGGCACACCAACTGGCAGAAATGGAGAGTCAGGTTAATTACATATCTCAG ATGGTAATGGTTCACAAGGAGAAGGTGGCCAGGAGGGAGATTGGCGTCCTCACGACCAACAAGACAACTGCCAGGCAATACAAGATACTTGCGCCAGCAAACACAGAGAAACCAATCAAATATGTGAGGAAGCCCATCGACTTTGGAT GCACCCATAATCACCTGAAATGCACAGACATCAATTATCTATTACAAG GCTTAGATGATGTAGGGCATGGCATGCGTTCATCGTCCAGCAGTACCCCACGGTCCAGACGTTCAGCCAGCAGTGTGGGCATGCCCCCTCCAGTCCACCAGCCCCCCACTTCTGCCGGACCTGCCCCCACCACGAAGCCACCAACACCTCCCCAGGCCAACAGGTCTGTGAGCAGCCTCTCTAGGGGCTCACGGGAGTACCGCACTCCTCCAGCTGTGGCACCTCCTCAG GTACCTAGCAACTATGCTCCCAACTACCCTATTGGCCATCCACGACGTAATGACCGCTCGAGTGGCTACAGCACCTTGCCCCACCAGTCAGCTGCCCATGTAGCCCCCATGAACCACAACGGGGGAGCAGCACCTCCTCCCCAAGTAGGCATGGTGCATCCCATGGCCCATGGCGCACCCCAGGGTTCCTacaccccgcctcctcccccaccccacatggAGCAACCGCAATATGCAGCCCATCCTATGGGTATGCCAC GGATCTATGCTAATCTGCCATGTATCCAGCCATACTGTATAT CCCCCCCGTCACCAGCCTCCTCTGGGGTAGTGAGTGAGCAGGAGTACAACAGCCGCTCTTCGGGTGCCTcgtctccccccctgcccccaccgcCTCCCAGCGACACTGACATCCCTCCAGCTGTACCCCCGCACTTCATGGAGAAAG CCATGAATGACGACCCAGCCCCTCACCGTGTCCCAGGCCCTAATCCCCCAGCGGTGCCCCCCCACTACttggagaaag TCATTGCAGTTTATGACTACACGGCCGACAAGGAGGACGAGTTGAGCTTCTCGGAGAACGCAGTCATTTACGTCATCAAGAAGAACGACGATGGCTGGTGGGAGGGAGTTATGAATGGGGTCACAGGGCTCTTCCCGGGCAACTATGTGGAGCCTTTGATGTGA
- the Abi gene encoding abl interactor 2 isoform X4 translates to MSREDVAAMALSSEFVSLVQQEIPEGRQSLSDSHANLEKVASYCIENFARAENKAQALEETKNYTTQSLASVAYQINTLAYNFLQMIDQQAHQLAEMESQVNYISQMVMVHKEKVARREIGVLTTNKTTARQYKILAPANTEKPIKYVRKPIDFGCLDDVGHGMRSSSSSTPRSRRSASSVGMPPPVHQPPTSAGPAPTTKPPTPPQANRSVSSLSRGSREYRTPPAVAPPQVPSNYAPNYPIGHPRRNDRSSGYSTLPHQSAAHVAPMNHNGGAAPPPQVGMVHPMAHGAPQGSYTPPPPPPHMEQPQYAAHPMGMPRIYANLPCIQPYCICYPTLIRPAMTLPKNLTNKSLSNKSNEAVLAPPSPASSGVVSEQEYNSRSSGASSPPLPPPPPSDTDIPPAVPPHFMEKAMNDDPAPHRVPGPNPPAVPPHYLEKVIAVYDYTADKEDELSFSENAVIYVIKKNDDGWWEGVMNGVTGLFPGNYVEPLM, encoded by the exons AGAAGACGTGGCAGCCATGGCTCTGTCATCGGAGTTTGTGTCGCTAGTCCAGCAGGAGATTCCGGAGGGACGGCAGTCACTCTCGGACTCTCATGCCAACCTGGAGAAAGTGGCTTCATATTGCATAGAGAACTTTGCGAGG GCAGAGAACAAAGCCCAAGCACTGGAGGAAACTAAGAACTACACGACGCAGTCCCTTGCTAGTGTGGCTTACCAGATAAATACTCTAGCATACAACTTCTTGCAAATGATTGATCAGCAGGCACACCAACTGGCAGAAATGGAGAGTCAGGTTAATTACATATCTCAG ATGGTAATGGTTCACAAGGAGAAGGTGGCCAGGAGGGAGATTGGCGTCCTCACGACCAACAAGACAACTGCCAGGCAATACAAGATACTTGCGCCAGCAAACACAGAGAAACCAATCAAATATGTGAGGAAGCCCATCGACTTTGGAT GCTTAGATGATGTAGGGCATGGCATGCGTTCATCGTCCAGCAGTACCCCACGGTCCAGACGTTCAGCCAGCAGTGTGGGCATGCCCCCTCCAGTCCACCAGCCCCCCACTTCTGCCGGACCTGCCCCCACCACGAAGCCACCAACACCTCCCCAGGCCAACAGGTCTGTGAGCAGCCTCTCTAGGGGCTCACGGGAGTACCGCACTCCTCCAGCTGTGGCACCTCCTCAG GTACCTAGCAACTATGCTCCCAACTACCCTATTGGCCATCCACGACGTAATGACCGCTCGAGTGGCTACAGCACCTTGCCCCACCAGTCAGCTGCCCATGTAGCCCCCATGAACCACAACGGGGGAGCAGCACCTCCTCCCCAAGTAGGCATGGTGCATCCCATGGCCCATGGCGCACCCCAGGGTTCCTacaccccgcctcctcccccaccccacatggAGCAACCGCAATATGCAGCCCATCCTATGGGTATGCCAC GGATCTATGCTAATCTGCCATGTATCCAGCCATACTGTATAT GCTACCCCACTCTGATACGACCCGCCATGACCTTACCAAAGAACCTGACTAACAAGAGCCTCTCGAACAAGAGCAACGAGGCAGTCTTAG CCCCCCCGTCACCAGCCTCCTCTGGGGTAGTGAGTGAGCAGGAGTACAACAGCCGCTCTTCGGGTGCCTcgtctccccccctgcccccaccgcCTCCCAGCGACACTGACATCCCTCCAGCTGTACCCCCGCACTTCATGGAGAAAG CCATGAATGACGACCCAGCCCCTCACCGTGTCCCAGGCCCTAATCCCCCAGCGGTGCCCCCCCACTACttggagaaag TCATTGCAGTTTATGACTACACGGCCGACAAGGAGGACGAGTTGAGCTTCTCGGAGAACGCAGTCATTTACGTCATCAAGAAGAACGACGATGGCTGGTGGGAGGGAGTTATGAATGGGGTCACAGGGCTCTTCCCGGGCAACTATGTGGAGCCTTTGATGTGA
- the Abi gene encoding abl interactor 2 isoform X6, translated as MSREDVAAMALSSEFVSLVQQEIPEGRQSLSDSHANLEKVASYCIENFARAENKAQALEETKNYTTQSLASVAYQINTLAYNFLQMIDQQAHQLAEMESQVNYISQMVMVHKEKVARREIGVLTTNKTTARQYKILAPANTEKPIKYVRKPIDFGCLDDVGHGMRSSSSSTPRSRRSASSVGMPPPVHQPPTSAGPAPTTKPPTPPQANRSVSSLSRGSREYRTPPAVAPPQVPSNYAPNYPIGHPRRNDRSSGYSTLPHQSAAHVAPMNHNGGAAPPPQVGMVHPMAHGAPQGSYTPPPPPPHMEQPQYAAHPMGMPRYPTLIRPAMTLPKNLTNKSLSNKSNEAVLAPPSPASSGVVSEQEYNSRSSGASSPPLPPPPPSDTDIPPAVPPHFMEKAMNDDPAPHRVPGPNPPAVPPHYLEKVIAVYDYTADKEDELSFSENAVIYVIKKNDDGWWEGVMNGVTGLFPGNYVEPLM; from the exons AGAAGACGTGGCAGCCATGGCTCTGTCATCGGAGTTTGTGTCGCTAGTCCAGCAGGAGATTCCGGAGGGACGGCAGTCACTCTCGGACTCTCATGCCAACCTGGAGAAAGTGGCTTCATATTGCATAGAGAACTTTGCGAGG GCAGAGAACAAAGCCCAAGCACTGGAGGAAACTAAGAACTACACGACGCAGTCCCTTGCTAGTGTGGCTTACCAGATAAATACTCTAGCATACAACTTCTTGCAAATGATTGATCAGCAGGCACACCAACTGGCAGAAATGGAGAGTCAGGTTAATTACATATCTCAG ATGGTAATGGTTCACAAGGAGAAGGTGGCCAGGAGGGAGATTGGCGTCCTCACGACCAACAAGACAACTGCCAGGCAATACAAGATACTTGCGCCAGCAAACACAGAGAAACCAATCAAATATGTGAGGAAGCCCATCGACTTTGGAT GCTTAGATGATGTAGGGCATGGCATGCGTTCATCGTCCAGCAGTACCCCACGGTCCAGACGTTCAGCCAGCAGTGTGGGCATGCCCCCTCCAGTCCACCAGCCCCCCACTTCTGCCGGACCTGCCCCCACCACGAAGCCACCAACACCTCCCCAGGCCAACAGGTCTGTGAGCAGCCTCTCTAGGGGCTCACGGGAGTACCGCACTCCTCCAGCTGTGGCACCTCCTCAG GTACCTAGCAACTATGCTCCCAACTACCCTATTGGCCATCCACGACGTAATGACCGCTCGAGTGGCTACAGCACCTTGCCCCACCAGTCAGCTGCCCATGTAGCCCCCATGAACCACAACGGGGGAGCAGCACCTCCTCCCCAAGTAGGCATGGTGCATCCCATGGCCCATGGCGCACCCCAGGGTTCCTacaccccgcctcctcccccaccccacatggAGCAACCGCAATATGCAGCCCATCCTATGGGTATGCCAC GCTACCCCACTCTGATACGACCCGCCATGACCTTACCAAAGAACCTGACTAACAAGAGCCTCTCGAACAAGAGCAACGAGGCAGTCTTAG CCCCCCCGTCACCAGCCTCCTCTGGGGTAGTGAGTGAGCAGGAGTACAACAGCCGCTCTTCGGGTGCCTcgtctccccccctgcccccaccgcCTCCCAGCGACACTGACATCCCTCCAGCTGTACCCCCGCACTTCATGGAGAAAG CCATGAATGACGACCCAGCCCCTCACCGTGTCCCAGGCCCTAATCCCCCAGCGGTGCCCCCCCACTACttggagaaag TCATTGCAGTTTATGACTACACGGCCGACAAGGAGGACGAGTTGAGCTTCTCGGAGAACGCAGTCATTTACGTCATCAAGAAGAACGACGATGGCTGGTGGGAGGGAGTTATGAATGGGGTCACAGGGCTCTTCCCGGGCAACTATGTGGAGCCTTTGATGTGA
- the Abi gene encoding abl interactor 2 isoform X11 — protein MSREDVAAMALSSEFVSLVQQEIPEGRQSLSDSHANLEKVASYCIENFARAENKAQALEETKNYTTQSLASVAYQINTLAYNFLQMIDQQAHQLAEMESQVNYISQMVMVHKEKVARREIGVLTTNKTTARQYKILAPANTEKPIKYVRKPIDFGCTHNHLKCTDINYLLQGLDDVGHGMRSSSSSTPRSRRSASSVGMPPPVHQPPTSAGPAPTTKPPTPPQANRSVSSLSRGSREYRTPPAVAPPQVPSNYAPNYPIGHPRRNDRSSGYSTLPHQSAAHVAPMNHNGGAAPPPQVGMVHPMAHGAPQGSYTPPPPPPHMEQPQYAAHPMGMPRIYANLPCIQPYCISPPSPASSGVVSEQEYNSRSSGASSPPLPPPPPSDTDIPPAVPPHFMEKVIAVYDYTADKEDELSFSENAVIYVIKKNDDGWWEGVMNGVTGLFPGNYVEPLM, from the exons AGAAGACGTGGCAGCCATGGCTCTGTCATCGGAGTTTGTGTCGCTAGTCCAGCAGGAGATTCCGGAGGGACGGCAGTCACTCTCGGACTCTCATGCCAACCTGGAGAAAGTGGCTTCATATTGCATAGAGAACTTTGCGAGG GCAGAGAACAAAGCCCAAGCACTGGAGGAAACTAAGAACTACACGACGCAGTCCCTTGCTAGTGTGGCTTACCAGATAAATACTCTAGCATACAACTTCTTGCAAATGATTGATCAGCAGGCACACCAACTGGCAGAAATGGAGAGTCAGGTTAATTACATATCTCAG ATGGTAATGGTTCACAAGGAGAAGGTGGCCAGGAGGGAGATTGGCGTCCTCACGACCAACAAGACAACTGCCAGGCAATACAAGATACTTGCGCCAGCAAACACAGAGAAACCAATCAAATATGTGAGGAAGCCCATCGACTTTGGAT GCACCCATAATCACCTGAAATGCACAGACATCAATTATCTATTACAAG GCTTAGATGATGTAGGGCATGGCATGCGTTCATCGTCCAGCAGTACCCCACGGTCCAGACGTTCAGCCAGCAGTGTGGGCATGCCCCCTCCAGTCCACCAGCCCCCCACTTCTGCCGGACCTGCCCCCACCACGAAGCCACCAACACCTCCCCAGGCCAACAGGTCTGTGAGCAGCCTCTCTAGGGGCTCACGGGAGTACCGCACTCCTCCAGCTGTGGCACCTCCTCAG GTACCTAGCAACTATGCTCCCAACTACCCTATTGGCCATCCACGACGTAATGACCGCTCGAGTGGCTACAGCACCTTGCCCCACCAGTCAGCTGCCCATGTAGCCCCCATGAACCACAACGGGGGAGCAGCACCTCCTCCCCAAGTAGGCATGGTGCATCCCATGGCCCATGGCGCACCCCAGGGTTCCTacaccccgcctcctcccccaccccacatggAGCAACCGCAATATGCAGCCCATCCTATGGGTATGCCAC GGATCTATGCTAATCTGCCATGTATCCAGCCATACTGTATAT CCCCCCCGTCACCAGCCTCCTCTGGGGTAGTGAGTGAGCAGGAGTACAACAGCCGCTCTTCGGGTGCCTcgtctccccccctgcccccaccgcCTCCCAGCGACACTGACATCCCTCCAGCTGTACCCCCGCACTTCATGGAGAAAG TCATTGCAGTTTATGACTACACGGCCGACAAGGAGGACGAGTTGAGCTTCTCGGAGAACGCAGTCATTTACGTCATCAAGAAGAACGACGATGGCTGGTGGGAGGGAGTTATGAATGGGGTCACAGGGCTCTTCCCGGGCAACTATGTGGAGCCTTTGATGTGA
- the Abi gene encoding abl interactor 2 isoform X9 codes for MSREDVAAMALSSEFVSLVQQEIPEGRQSLSDSHANLEKVASYCIENFARAENKAQALEETKNYTTQSLASVAYQINTLAYNFLQMIDQQAHQLAEMESQVNYISQMVMVHKEKVARREIGVLTTNKTTARQYKILAPANTEKPIKYVRKPIDFGCTHNHLKCTDINYLLQGLDDVGHGMRSSSSSTPRSRRSASSVGMPPPVHQPPTSAGPAPTTKPPTPPQANRSVSSLSRGSREYRTPPAVAPPQVPSNYAPNYPIGHPRRNDRSSGYSTLPHQSAAHVAPMNHNGGAAPPPQVGMVHPMAHGAPQGSYTPPPPPPHMEQPQYAAHPMGMPPPPSPASSGVVSEQEYNSRSSGASSPPLPPPPPSDTDIPPAVPPHFMEKAMNDDPAPHRVPGPNPPAVPPHYLEKVIAVYDYTADKEDELSFSENAVIYVIKKNDDGWWEGVMNGVTGLFPGNYVEPLM; via the exons AGAAGACGTGGCAGCCATGGCTCTGTCATCGGAGTTTGTGTCGCTAGTCCAGCAGGAGATTCCGGAGGGACGGCAGTCACTCTCGGACTCTCATGCCAACCTGGAGAAAGTGGCTTCATATTGCATAGAGAACTTTGCGAGG GCAGAGAACAAAGCCCAAGCACTGGAGGAAACTAAGAACTACACGACGCAGTCCCTTGCTAGTGTGGCTTACCAGATAAATACTCTAGCATACAACTTCTTGCAAATGATTGATCAGCAGGCACACCAACTGGCAGAAATGGAGAGTCAGGTTAATTACATATCTCAG ATGGTAATGGTTCACAAGGAGAAGGTGGCCAGGAGGGAGATTGGCGTCCTCACGACCAACAAGACAACTGCCAGGCAATACAAGATACTTGCGCCAGCAAACACAGAGAAACCAATCAAATATGTGAGGAAGCCCATCGACTTTGGAT GCACCCATAATCACCTGAAATGCACAGACATCAATTATCTATTACAAG GCTTAGATGATGTAGGGCATGGCATGCGTTCATCGTCCAGCAGTACCCCACGGTCCAGACGTTCAGCCAGCAGTGTGGGCATGCCCCCTCCAGTCCACCAGCCCCCCACTTCTGCCGGACCTGCCCCCACCACGAAGCCACCAACACCTCCCCAGGCCAACAGGTCTGTGAGCAGCCTCTCTAGGGGCTCACGGGAGTACCGCACTCCTCCAGCTGTGGCACCTCCTCAG GTACCTAGCAACTATGCTCCCAACTACCCTATTGGCCATCCACGACGTAATGACCGCTCGAGTGGCTACAGCACCTTGCCCCACCAGTCAGCTGCCCATGTAGCCCCCATGAACCACAACGGGGGAGCAGCACCTCCTCCCCAAGTAGGCATGGTGCATCCCATGGCCCATGGCGCACCCCAGGGTTCCTacaccccgcctcctcccccaccccacatggAGCAACCGCAATATGCAGCCCATCCTATGGGTATGCCAC CCCCCCCGTCACCAGCCTCCTCTGGGGTAGTGAGTGAGCAGGAGTACAACAGCCGCTCTTCGGGTGCCTcgtctccccccctgcccccaccgcCTCCCAGCGACACTGACATCCCTCCAGCTGTACCCCCGCACTTCATGGAGAAAG CCATGAATGACGACCCAGCCCCTCACCGTGTCCCAGGCCCTAATCCCCCAGCGGTGCCCCCCCACTACttggagaaag TCATTGCAGTTTATGACTACACGGCCGACAAGGAGGACGAGTTGAGCTTCTCGGAGAACGCAGTCATTTACGTCATCAAGAAGAACGACGATGGCTGGTGGGAGGGAGTTATGAATGGGGTCACAGGGCTCTTCCCGGGCAACTATGTGGAGCCTTTGATGTGA
- the Abi gene encoding abl interactor 2 isoform X1, whose protein sequence is MSREDVAAMALSSEFVSLVQQEIPEGRQSLSDSHANLEKVASYCIENFARAENKAQALEETKNYTTQSLASVAYQINTLAYNFLQMIDQQAHQLAEMESQVNYISQMVMVHKEKVARREIGVLTTNKTTARQYKILAPANTEKPIKYVRKPIDFGCTHNHLKCTDINYLLQGLDDVGHGMRSSSSSTPRSRRSASSVGMPPPVHQPPTSAGPAPTTKPPTPPQANRSVSSLSRGSREYRTPPAVAPPQVPSNYAPNYPIGHPRRNDRSSGYSTLPHQSAAHVAPMNHNGGAAPPPQVGMVHPMAHGAPQGSYTPPPPPPHMEQPQYAAHPMGMPRIYANLPCIQPYCICYPTLIRPAMTLPKNLTNKSLSNKSNEAVLAPPSPASSGVVSEQEYNSRSSGASSPPLPPPPPSDTDIPPAVPPHFMEKAMNDDPAPHRVPGPNPPAVPPHYLEKVIAVYDYTADKEDELSFSENAVIYVIKKNDDGWWEGVMNGVTGLFPGNYVEPLM, encoded by the exons AGAAGACGTGGCAGCCATGGCTCTGTCATCGGAGTTTGTGTCGCTAGTCCAGCAGGAGATTCCGGAGGGACGGCAGTCACTCTCGGACTCTCATGCCAACCTGGAGAAAGTGGCTTCATATTGCATAGAGAACTTTGCGAGG GCAGAGAACAAAGCCCAAGCACTGGAGGAAACTAAGAACTACACGACGCAGTCCCTTGCTAGTGTGGCTTACCAGATAAATACTCTAGCATACAACTTCTTGCAAATGATTGATCAGCAGGCACACCAACTGGCAGAAATGGAGAGTCAGGTTAATTACATATCTCAG ATGGTAATGGTTCACAAGGAGAAGGTGGCCAGGAGGGAGATTGGCGTCCTCACGACCAACAAGACAACTGCCAGGCAATACAAGATACTTGCGCCAGCAAACACAGAGAAACCAATCAAATATGTGAGGAAGCCCATCGACTTTGGAT GCACCCATAATCACCTGAAATGCACAGACATCAATTATCTATTACAAG GCTTAGATGATGTAGGGCATGGCATGCGTTCATCGTCCAGCAGTACCCCACGGTCCAGACGTTCAGCCAGCAGTGTGGGCATGCCCCCTCCAGTCCACCAGCCCCCCACTTCTGCCGGACCTGCCCCCACCACGAAGCCACCAACACCTCCCCAGGCCAACAGGTCTGTGAGCAGCCTCTCTAGGGGCTCACGGGAGTACCGCACTCCTCCAGCTGTGGCACCTCCTCAG GTACCTAGCAACTATGCTCCCAACTACCCTATTGGCCATCCACGACGTAATGACCGCTCGAGTGGCTACAGCACCTTGCCCCACCAGTCAGCTGCCCATGTAGCCCCCATGAACCACAACGGGGGAGCAGCACCTCCTCCCCAAGTAGGCATGGTGCATCCCATGGCCCATGGCGCACCCCAGGGTTCCTacaccccgcctcctcccccaccccacatggAGCAACCGCAATATGCAGCCCATCCTATGGGTATGCCAC GGATCTATGCTAATCTGCCATGTATCCAGCCATACTGTATAT GCTACCCCACTCTGATACGACCCGCCATGACCTTACCAAAGAACCTGACTAACAAGAGCCTCTCGAACAAGAGCAACGAGGCAGTCTTAG CCCCCCCGTCACCAGCCTCCTCTGGGGTAGTGAGTGAGCAGGAGTACAACAGCCGCTCTTCGGGTGCCTcgtctccccccctgcccccaccgcCTCCCAGCGACACTGACATCCCTCCAGCTGTACCCCCGCACTTCATGGAGAAAG CCATGAATGACGACCCAGCCCCTCACCGTGTCCCAGGCCCTAATCCCCCAGCGGTGCCCCCCCACTACttggagaaag TCATTGCAGTTTATGACTACACGGCCGACAAGGAGGACGAGTTGAGCTTCTCGGAGAACGCAGTCATTTACGTCATCAAGAAGAACGACGATGGCTGGTGGGAGGGAGTTATGAATGGGGTCACAGGGCTCTTCCCGGGCAACTATGTGGAGCCTTTGATGTGA